The window CGATTTCGCTCTCCTCGGGTCTGTCGAGAGTCGAGAGGGCATTCAGGACGACTTGTTTCTTGCTCGTGCTCGAATTACCACGCCGGGAGCGGTCTTCGACGGTAGACACTTCCTCGGTGTCGATTCCGGAGCGGTCCAAAAACTCGTCGTCGTCCATTCCGGCGTGTTCGACTCGTGATTCCATCTCGGCGAACGAGTCGAGTTCGGCGAAGGCATCGCCGTGACCCTGCCGATTCGCAAGCATCGAAGCGCGAACCTCTCGCGCATGGTCCTCGTCGTCGGTTTCGACGAACTTCTTCAACTTCCGAAACTTTCGCTGCGTTCCACAGCGTGAACACTGCGTCGTTTTGGGTCTTCCATCGACTATCCACAGGTTGCTACAGGCAGTACAACCCACGACGCTGTACATACCTCTGTCTCCGACTGCCTCCCAGTTCAACCCTCCGTTCGGGCTTCGGGTTGATCCGCTTGGCAGACGTGTTTTTCCCCTTCATCTCCCCGGAGTTGGTCCGTTCTCATATTTAAACTCTCTCCCGGAGGTTTACCAGTCCCACATGCGAATCGATCGCATGGACACGAGCGCACTCCCAGACCATGAGCCCACTGAAGTAACCGATGGCGTCTTTCTCGCGCAGTTGGCCGCCGGGAACCGGATGAGCATTCAGCATTTTCATATCGAACCCGGCGCGACGGTGCCGGAACACAGCCACGAGCACGAACAAACCGGATTCATCTACAGCGGTGCGCTGACGTTCCTCGTGGATGGCGAGGAAATCATCATCGAAGAACGGGATTCCTACGCGATTCCCGGCGACGAACCACATGCTGCGGAGAACAAAACCGACGAACCGGTTCGCGGAATCGACGTGTTCAGCCCGCCACGACTGGACGTGCCGTGGAAGTGATCGTCGGCCGACGACCCGACATCGCGTGCAAGCATCGAATGACGTGAAGACGAACCGACCCCACTTCGTCACCGTAGGTATACCGGCCCACTATTCGTCGTCGATTTTCCTTCGGATGAGTTCCTCGTATAGGGCCGCACCCCCAAGAACGCCGTCGAGATTCACGGCGGGGTTGACGTCGATGACGTAGATCGATT of the Haladaptatus caseinilyticus genome contains:
- a CDS encoding DUF5817 domain-containing protein, giving the protein MYSVVGCTACSNLWIVDGRPKTTQCSRCGTQRKFRKLKKFVETDDEDHAREVRASMLANRQGHGDAFAELDSFAEMESRVEHAGMDDDEFLDRSGIDTEEVSTVEDRSRRGNSSTSKKQVVLNALSTLDRPEESEIVAYAGERGVSRDYVEKALEKLARRGEVSESRGRYRRV
- a CDS encoding cupin domain-containing protein — encoded protein: MDTSALPDHEPTEVTDGVFLAQLAAGNRMSIQHFHIEPGATVPEHSHEHEQTGFIYSGALTFLVDGEEIIIEERDSYAIPGDEPHAAENKTDEPVRGIDVFSPPRLDVPWK